The Allocoprobacillus halotolerans nucleotide sequence CAATTACTTGCACAATATCCGACAACAAACGAATAAATACTTCTTTCGATAATTCATCTTCAATATCCAACTGTTTTTTCAACATTTCAATACGTGTTTTCATTTGTTGAACCAATTCATTTTGTTGATAAACTTCTTGATAAGCTTCTTGTTGTTGGGTTTTGGCAGCTTCCACTTGATTAGATAACTGTTCTAACTCTCGAGAAGATAAAACCGATGATTCCAATGTAGCTAAATGTGGATGATGCGTAGAACCACAAACTGGGCAAGGTTCATTGTCTTTTAATTCCAAGGCTAAAATACCAGCTTGTTGACGGCGAAAAAGTTCATCTTCATGACGATATTGTTGTAAAAGCTTTTCATAAACTTCCTGTTTATCTTGATAAGCCACGGATAAGTCATAGTGATGATCTTGTAAAGATTTCCATTCATCATAAAATTGACTTAATTCATGAATCATCACTCTTTTCTTGTTGATTTCTTTCACATTTTTTTCATTCTGTTCCAATTCTAGCTCTAGACGTGGTAAACGATTGACATTTTCCTGATCACGTTGAATTCGATTTTCTAATTTTTCATAGCGTATTTCTAGATCTTGATAATCTTCTTGTAATCTTTGATATTGTTTTTGAACATCTTGATATTGTTGAACCTGTTTTTGATAAAGCTGATATTTTTCTAAAGCTTGTTTGGTTTTTTCAATATCTAAAAATAATTGATCTTTTTTTGTTTATACTGATCTAATTTTTGATATTCTTTTTCTCGCTGGGTTAATTCTTCTTGTAAAGAAGAAAGTTTTTGTTGGACTTCTTGTTTTTGATTGAATGTTTGTTGATAATTAGACTCACTTTGTTTGTAATATTCAATTATGGTTTGATGATTCTTGATTTGAGCAATCTGTTCTAAATCATGTTTTAATAATGTCATCTTATCTTTTTGTGATTGTAATTGATGATATTGTTGACTTACTTCTTGTAATTCTAATAATTGTTGATTGCGTTGTTCTTTTTGATAATATTGTGATGAGAATTGTTCATATTCTTTTTGAGCTTGTTTGTAATACTTGGTTTCAAGTTTTAATTGCTCATTAATTTTTTGATTTTCATTTTGAGCCTCCTCAATATAAGAAGGATGAAATTCAAGATGACTATGCATAAAGTTTTCATCCATTTGTAATAAGGCAAAACGTGAGGCTAAATTTTGTGAAGAAAGTAAGAAAGCATCTTTATGTGATTTCACTTTTTCTTTGAGTAAATTTTCAAAAGTTACCAATGATTCACTATGGAAAACATGACGTAAGACACGTTCTCTTTCTTCACTGCTGGCATAAATCAATTTTGTAAACTCTCCTTGTGCAATCATCACAATTTGTTTAAACTGACGCACATCAACACCTAATAGCTCTTTGATTTTCACATTCACTTCTTTGACACCTTCAATGACTTGATTGCCATCATCAAAATAAGCTTGTGCATTCTTAGGCGTTTTATAGCCTTCTCGATAATAAGTCGGTGAACGTTTCACAGTATATAAATGTTGGTGTAATTCAAATGCTAGTTCAACATATGTTTCATCCTTAGCACTGGCAAAATCACTACGAAAATAAGAAGCCTGTCGATGTGAACCACTCGCTTCACCATATAAAGCAAAAGTTATCGCATCAAAAAGTGTTGTTTTCCCTGAACCCGTTGGACCACTAATCAAATACAAACCATGATCATGCATATTTTCAAAATCAATCACGGTTAAATCTTTATAAGCCATAAAAGCACTCATCGTTAATTTAATAATTTTCACTTGTTTCACCTGCCTTTTCTAATAATCCTTTGACTATTGTCATAGACTCCTCTTGTAAATCTTGATTTTTGACATCGTGATAAAACTGTTGAAACAAAGTGAAAGTATCCATTTGTTCAATGGATTGCATCGGTTGAAATGATGTTTGTTGTCTTTCTTTCATTAAATAGTGATAAGTGATTTGTAAAAGATGAGGATATAAAGTACGCAATTGTTCAATCGCATGAGGTACAATCTTTTGATCCAATAACTCAAATGCCATATAATCATCTTTTTTGTTAATGTATTTTGAATCCATCAATTGGGCAAATGTCCCTTGATATTTTTTGAGTGTCTTTGAAGGATGAAGTTGATAAGTTGTGATGTCCATTGTATCCGTATCAACAATAACAATTGATTTTTTCTGATTCACTTCATCAAAAGAATAACACATTAAAGAACCACTATAACGCATCGTATCACGTTTAACCTTTTGTGGTGCATGAAGATGCCCTAAGGCCACATAATCAAAATCATCAAATAAAGAAGCATCTATTATTTCACTTCCACCAACACTTAATGGTATTTCTGACTTACTTGTAATACTAGAATGACCGACAAATTGATGCGTCACAAGAATATTTTGATAATGGTTGTCAAGACTTTGCTTAGAAAGATAATAGGAAAGAGCATCCTGATAAGTGTGAATATCTTGATGAGGATAAAGCATCTTGACTTGACTAGGTTTTACAAATGGTAATAAATAAAATCTGACTTTATCATATTCTACAAATGCCATATCTTCTTTTAAATACGTTTCAATATGTAAACCATTTTTTACCAAGAGAGAACTGGCAAAATGTAAACGATCAGAACTATCATGATTACCACTAATCATTAAAACTTGAATATGATAAGTTAATAAGGCTGCAGTTAAGAATTCATCTAATAGATTGACTGCTTCTTGACTAGGTATTAAACGATCATAAACGTCACCCGCAATAATCAAACAACGAATATTCTGTTGATCCATCATCTCTAACAGTTCAAATAAGAGTTCACGTTGAATCTCTAACAATGAACATTGATGAATCACCTTTCCTAAATGTAAATCTCCAATATGTACAAACTTCACATCAAACCCTCCTTTTTTCTATTATATCTCAATCCTATTCATGACACAATGAACTTAAATTTCCCAAATGAAAATCATCTTTTCCTTTTCATCACGATTAAAAAAACGTCGTTGATTAGCTGGAATCGTTTTGGTTTCTAAATATTTTGCACCCAGTTTTTCAATTGTATGTAACGATGCCTGATTGTTTGGATCACAAGTTAAAATCACTTGATGAAAGCCTAATTCTTTTTGTAAAAGTAAACACGCCTGATAGGCATAATGGTGCCCACGAAATTCTGGTTCAATATGATAACCAATATGGCCATCAAAATAATGTTGTTGGAAGGTGCCTTCTCTAAAAGTTACTCTTCCTACTTCCTTATCATCAACTCTAATTTCATAAATATAATAAGGTGTAAAACCTTTTGGTAAATTATGACTCACATATTCTAATAATTCTAAATGCATATCTGTTTTCTCCCTTTTTGCATACTCTTATCATAACAATATTGACAGTTACGTGCAATATGATAAAATAGTACACATAAAAGGGAGTAGTTAGCATCTTAAAGATGTTATATAATCGTCATCACGCTATATTTATTAGCCGGTTTTATATATGAAATAACGAGACTTTTATTGCAGTGTTGTGGTAGTTGTCTTTTTTTGTATCACAAACATATAGAGCCAAAAAATAAAGGAGAGTGAAGTTATGGACTCTATACCCTCGCAATTGTTCTTGCAAGCAATTTTAATTTTATTGAATGCCTTTTTTGCGGCAACTGAGATTGCTGTCTTATCATTAAATAAGACACAATTAGAAAAGAAAGCTGAAAATGGTGAAAAAACAGCGAAACGCTTGTTACTTTTATTACAAGAACCATCAGGTTTTCTATCAACTATTCAAATTGGAATTACATTGGCAGGATTTTTAGGAAGTGCCTTCGCAGCTGATAATTTTTCAGAATATCTTGTACAATGGATATCACAAGATTTAGGAGTCACAAGTATTCCACTTAATGTCTTAGATACTTTTGCAGTTATTATTATTACGATTATTTTATCTTATTTCACTTTGATTTTTGGAGAACTTGTTCCCAAAAGAATTGCTATGCAAAAACCATATGAAGTATCTAAAATCTCATGTGGTACAGTTTTAGCCATCTCTAAAATTATGAATCCCGTTGTCAAATTCTTATCTCTTTCAACAAATGCTATTTTAAAATTATTACATTTAAAAACAGAGGCTGAAGAAGATAGTGTGACTGAAGAAGAAATTTTAACAATGATTGAACTTGGTGAAAAACGTGGTGTTCTTAATGAAGATGAAAGTGAATGGCTACAAAATATCTTTGATTTCAATGATACTGATATTTCAGAAATCATGACACCATCTGTTGATATTATGATGATTTCAGTTGATGCCTCACAAGAGGAAATTCTTAAAACGATTCAAGACTCTGGATTATCACGTTATCCTGTTTATCAAAATGATGAAGACAATATTATTGGTGTCCTTCATGTAAGAGATTATTTATTAAATCTTCAAACCAAGAAAAAACCAATTGAAAAAATTCTTTCTAAACCTTATTTTATTCCTGATTCTATGCGTGCAGATGTTTTATTTGCAGATATGCAAAATAAAAACATTCATTTTGCGATTGCGATTGATGAATTTGGTGGAGTGAGTGGAATTATTACATTAGAAGATTTAGTTGAAGAAATCTTTGGAAATATCTATGATGAACATGATTCTCGTGAAAGACCTGATATTCAAAAAATCAATGAAACACAATGGAGAGTCAACGGCAATACTGATATTGAAGAATTATCTGAAGCTATCGGTATCCAATTCCCACAAGATGAAGATTATAACACGATTGGTGGTTATATATATAGCCATCTCCGTTCCATTCCAAAAGATGGTACAACCAAAACAATTCATATTAACAATCTTACCTTCCAAATCACTAAGATCCAAGATCGACGTATCAAGGAAGTTATTATAACAAAGAAAGCCTAGTTGAGTAAAATCAACTAGGTCTTTTTGTTTACAATAAATCATCTGCACTAAACTTTAAAGTAACATCACAAGTGTTGCTTGGTTCAAAATTATGTGAAGTCACACAAGTAAAATATATACTTCCTTTTGAACATCCATGTTCACTCACAAGCACAGCATAATTTAAAGGTATTCCAACTAAATTTGATTTATATGATTTGGAACTGTTAACTAATTCAGCATAATTACCTAACGCCGCATCTCCTTTTGTCTTTTTAAAAGTACCAATCTGACTTGTCTTTGTTTTTTTACTACCATAGTTCAAATCATAATGTTCTCCACCCCATGATGGTATATCTTTATGAGTAACCGTTTGATAAGAAGTTCCTGATACATAAGTATAAGCAAAAGTGGAAACCATTGTACCTCCTAAAACTAATAAACTCAATCCTAATGCAGTGATCTTTTTTTGTATTGACATAACTTTTACCTCCTTTCGACAAAAGTCTATCATAACCATCAAAAAAGTTATCCTATATGACGAATTTGTACATATTTTCGCTTTAAAAATGCACAAAGCAATAACTTTTTTGATATAAAATCCTTTGTCATATAATGTAGATAGTTGTCAGACAAAGGAGGTAGAAATTATGCGAATTGCAATTTGCGACAACGAATTATTTTATGTCAAAGATATTGTAGAAAGGATTAAGAAATATGAATTTCATGACACGAAGCCCACCATTATTGATGGTTACGTTCAAGGCACCCAACTATTAGATGCATTTAGAGTTGAACCTTATGATATTGTGTTTCTTGATATTGAACTTGGTGAAGATATGAATGGAATAGAGATAGCTAAGGTAATGAAAGATATTAAACCCAATTGTATCTTTATATTCATTACTGCTTATCACTGTTATTTAACTGAATCAATGTGGTTAGGTGCAGATTTATTTATTGATAAACCTGTTAATTCTGAATTGTTCGATATGGAACTTCAACATGCCTACCATGTTTATAAACGTTTGAATCGTACAGTTAAGTTTGCCACAACTGATGGAAAAGTCTATGTAAAAACTGACGATATCATTTATCTAGAAACAAGCTATGGAAAATATAAGTTAAAAACAACAAAACGTCATTACTATGGTAATCTCAAAAGAATTATAAAATCAAGACAACAATTACTAGATTATCATTTCTTTCCATTAAAT carries:
- a CDS encoding LytR/AlgR family response regulator transcription factor, whose product is MRIAICDNELFYVKDIVERIKKYEFHDTKPTIIDGYVQGTQLLDAFRVEPYDIVFLDIELGEDMNGIEIAKVMKDIKPNCIFIFITAYHCYLTESMWLGADLFIDKPVNSELFDMELQHAYHVYKRLNRTVKFATTDGKVYVKTDDIIYLETSYGKYKLKTTKRHYYGNLKRIIKSRQQLLDYHFFPLNRSIIINFKHVKSFCFDYVTMSNDDILPLTKRIRKEFKEKYFDFVDKEM
- a CDS encoding GNAT family N-acetyltransferase, yielding MHLELLEYVSHNLPKGFTPYYIYEIRVDDKEVGRVTFREGTFQQHYFDGHIGYHIEPEFRGHHYAYQACLLLQKELGFHQVILTCDPNNQASLHTIEKLGAKYLETKTIPANQRRFFNRDEKEKMIFIWEI
- a CDS encoding exonuclease SbcCD subunit D, with the protein product MKFVHIGDLHLGKVIHQCSLLEIQRELLFELLEMMDQQNIRCLIIAGDVYDRLIPSQEAVNLLDEFLTAALLTYHIQVLMISGNHDSSDRLHFASSLLVKNGLHIETYLKEDMAFVEYDKVRFYLLPFVKPSQVKMLYPHQDIHTYQDALSYYLSKQSLDNHYQNILVTHQFVGHSSITSKSEIPLSVGGSEIIDASLFDDFDYVALGHLHAPQKVKRDTMRYSGSLMCYSFDEVNQKKSIVIVDTDTMDITTYQLHPSKTLKKYQGTFAQLMDSKYINKKDDYMAFELLDQKIVPHAIEQLRTLYPHLLQITYHYLMKERQQTSFQPMQSIEQMDTFTLFQQFYHDVKNQDLQEESMTIVKGLLEKAGETSENY
- a CDS encoding hemolysin family protein; amino-acid sequence: MDSIPSQLFLQAILILLNAFFAATEIAVLSLNKTQLEKKAENGEKTAKRLLLLLQEPSGFLSTIQIGITLAGFLGSAFAADNFSEYLVQWISQDLGVTSIPLNVLDTFAVIIITIILSYFTLIFGELVPKRIAMQKPYEVSKISCGTVLAISKIMNPVVKFLSLSTNAILKLLHLKTEAEEDSVTEEEILTMIELGEKRGVLNEDESEWLQNIFDFNDTDISEIMTPSVDIMMISVDASQEEILKTIQDSGLSRYPVYQNDEDNIIGVLHVRDYLLNLQTKKKPIEKILSKPYFIPDSMRADVLFADMQNKNIHFAIAIDEFGGVSGIITLEDLVEEIFGNIYDEHDSRERPDIQKINETQWRVNGNTDIEELSEAIGIQFPQDEDYNTIGGYIYSHLRSIPKDGTTKTIHINNLTFQITKIQDRRIKEVIITKKA
- a CDS encoding AAA family ATPase, with protein sequence MKIIKLTMSAFMAYKDLTVIDFENMHDHGLYLISGPTGSGKTTLFDAITFALYGEASGSHRQASYFRSDFASAKDETYVELAFELHQHLYTVKRSPTYYREGYKTPKNAQAYFDDGNQVIEGVKEVNVKIKELLGVDVRQFKQIVMIAQGEFTKLIYASSEERERVLRHVFHSESLVTFENLLKEKVKSHKDAFLLSSQNLASRFALLQMDENFMHSHLEFHPSYIEEAQNENQKINEQLKLETKYYKQAQKEYEQFSSQYYQKEQRNQQLLELQEVSQQYHQLQSQKDKMTLLKHDLEQIAQIKNHQTIIEYYKQSESNYQQTFNQKQEVQQKLSSLQEELTQREKEYQKLDQYKQKKINYF